DNA sequence from the Chryseobacterium indicum genome:
AGAATTGACTTTTTAATTTCACTTGGAATTACCACCATTGAAGTAAAAAGCGGGTACGGTCTGGATGTGGAAAACGAGCTGAAAATGCTTCGCATCATTAAAAAAGCGCAGGAAAAGACGAAAGCCACTTTGGTTTCGACCTGTCTTTCCGCACATCTCAAGCCAAGAGATTTTGAAGGAAGCAATGAAGATTATTTACACTATATTGTAAATGAAATTTTACTGAAAGTAAAAGAAGAGGATTTGGCAAAGCGTGTAGATATTTTCATTGAAAAATCTGCATTTCAGCCCGAAGAAAGCAAACACTTTTTGTTAAAAGCTAAAGAATTAGGTTTTGAAATTACTGTTCATGCCGATCAGTTTACTCCGGGAAGCTCAAGAATCGCAGTTGAAGTGGGGGCAAAATCTGCCGATCATCTGGAAGCAACTGTTGATGACGATATTGAATTTTTAGCCAAATCCGATACAGTGGCAACTGCTTTACCAGGTGCAAGTTTAGGATTGGGAGAAAAGTTTACGCCGGCGAGAAAATTACTGGATGCAGGAGCGATTGTGGCAATCGCAAGTGACTGGAATCCAGGTTCTGCGCCGATGGGAAATTTAATTACACAAGCTTCTATTTTGGCAACATTTGAAAAATTAACGACAGCAGAAGTGTTAGCGGGAATTACTTTCCGATCGGCTTTTGCGCTTGGTCTGGAAGACAGAGGAAGATTAACCGAAGGACAAAAAGCAGATTTTGTGACTTTCAAAACCAATAATTTCCAGAATGTCCTTTATAATCAGGGAAGCTTGAAAGCGGACAAGGTTTATATTGATGGTAAATTATTATAAAAAACTTTGCCATGCTGAAAGGAATTAAAAATCTTGTAATTTATTTCGTACTTCTTATAATATCATTAAATGTACTTTCTATCTTGCAATCTCTTTGGGTTAATATTGGAAATATAAAAACCGGAGGACAGTTTTTGAATCTTATATATTCAGGGTTTGTTTTTATAAGTTTTCTTTTATTAATATTGATATCTTTTTATTTCTTAACAAGATGTGTGTTTAGTATTTTCCAAATAATAAAAAGTGTATTCATAAATTTAGTTGGCTAGATTAAATAATTAAATTATAAAGCTAAAAATTAAGGTTAGATGAAAAAGATCATCATTCATTTCCTATTGATTTTAGTATCAATAATATTATTTGTTTTTCTGTCTTTTGTTGGCGTTTTTGCAATTTTTACTGAGAAAATAGAAAGCAATTCCAATAATATTTTAAATGCAGCTATTTTAATAATTTGGTTCATCGTATTTATTTTAATAATATATTTTATCATTAAATTCCTCATAAGTATTTATAGGTATAAAGAATAACAAAATCACAAAACATAAATTTAGTATGAATAATATTTGGCAGGGAAGATTAGACGGAAAAGAACTTCTTTTCCACAGGATATTTCAGAGGGTGAAAGAGGAAAATAATTATGATTTTATTTCACCTAAAGATTTCGTTTTACATGGATTTGCTGTAGATGAAGGTGTTAGACGGAATAAAGGAAGACAGGGCGCAAAAGATGCTCCGGATATTATCCGCAGAAATATGTCGAATTTTCCTGTAATTCGTCCTGATTTTTCATTACTGGATTTTGGAAATATTACCTGTGAAGACGGAAATTTAGAAAATACCCAGAACAATCTTGCCAAAAATATTTCAAAGGTTTTACTGAAAGGAGGGAAGTCTGTGGTTTTAGGAGGAGGTCATGAAGTGACGTATGGGCATTATTTAGGGCTAAAAACAGCTTTTCCTGAACAGAAGATAGGAATTATTAATATTGATGCTCATTTTGATAACAGACAGCCTGAAAATGGAGTAGGAGTGAGTTCAGGAACCGGATTCTGGCAAATTGCTCAAGAAGGCGAAATTCATTCGCTACATATCGGGATTCAGAGAAACTCAAATACTTTGAAATTATTTGATACCGCTCATCAGTACGGAATGAAATATATTCTTGCCGATGAACTTTTCTTTGAAAATTTGCCTTCTGTATATCAAAGAATTAATGATCTCCTCGACAGTGTAGATTATCTGTATCTTACGATTTGTATGGATGTTTTCAACGCTTCCATTGCGCCCGGAGTTTCCGCATCTGCTTACAACGGTATTTTTGCCGATGCGACATTTATGCATTTTTACAGACATATTCTGAAAAGTGAAAAGCTTTTGGCACTTGATGTGGCAGAGGTAAATCCACAGTTTGACATACAGGAAAGAACAGTAAGACTGGCGGCAACGCTTGTGAATGAATGGTTTATGATTTAACATAATATTTGCAATATTCCGATAGAAAAAATCATTATTTTATATAACCCGAAGGAACAGGATTTGTTGCTTTCAAAATGCTTTAAAAAAGCATTAATTAAATTCGGTACAGATCCGGATTTAAAAACAGAAATTATAGTATGGAACAATTAATTGAAAATAAACTTATCAAAGCAGATAAGGCATTTTCAGAATGGAGAAAAGTACCATTCGAAGACAGACAGAAACTCATTGCTAAAGCAGCGGAAATCTTAAAGAACAATTCTGAAAAATTTGGAACGATCATTACTCAGGAAATGAATAAACCTATTTCAGAATCTATTGCTGAAGTGGAAAAGTGTGCTTTAATGATGAATTATTATGCAGATGCCGAAAATATTTTAAAACCGGAGAAAATCGATTCTGAATTTTCTTATTCTGAAGTTCATTATGTTCCAAAAGGGGTAATTTTAGGAGTAATGCCATGGAATTTCCCTTTCTGGCAAGTGCTGAGATTTGCCGTTCCTGCCATTTTAGCCGGAAATACCGTTGTATTAAAACATGCTTCAATTTGTTTCGGAAGCGGAAACGCTATCGAAGAAGTACTTTTGGAAGCCGGATTTCCGGAAGGGATTTTCCAGAATCTTGAGGTAAGTCATAAAGAGGTAAAAGGAATTCTCGAACATGATGCGGTAAAAGGAGTCAGTCTGACAGGAAGCGGAAAAGCGGGTGGAGAAGTGGCTTCTATTGCAGGACTAAATATCAAAAAATCATTGCTTGAACTTGGCGGAAGTGATGCTTTTATTGTATTGGAAGACGGAGATCTGGATGAAGCGGCAAAAGCAGGGGTAAAATCAAGACTTCAGAATTGCGGGCAAACCTGTACTGCAGCAAAAAGATTCATTATTGATGAAAAAATTGAAGACGCTTTTCTTCCTAAATTTATTGAAGAATATAAAACATATGAAGTTGGAGATCCGATGGATAAAGAAACCAAAATTGCCGGAATGGCAAGACCGGATCTTGCGGATGAACTGGAAAAACAGTTTCAGAAAGCACTGGAACATGGAGCTGAAATCATTCTTCCGTTGGAAAGAATTTCTGAAAATGAATTCAGACCTGGTTTAATTCGTGTGCAGGAAGGAAATCCTATTTTGCAGGAAGAGCTTTTCGGACCTTTGGGAATGGTAATGATTGCTAAAAATGACGAAGAAGCTTTAAAAATGGCGAATGATATTCCTTTCGGACTTTCCAATTCCGTATGGACAAAAGATCAGTCACGACAGTTATTTTTTATTGAAAACCTTGAATCAGGAACCGTTAATATCAATAGGATGACCAGTTCTGATCCGCGTTTTCCTTTCGGAGGATCAAAGGCTTCAGGTTATGGAACAGAACTTTCTTTATTGGCTCTACGGGAATTCGTAACGGCAAGAACTGTTGTAGGAAATTATGAGTAAATAGGAAAGTTGGAAGAGGGGAGATGGAAGTTTATAAAAGTGCTGCTTAATTAACGTTCAATATTTATTCTTTCCGTTTTTGGCTCATAAAAACAAAAAACTCACGAAATTTATTCGTGAGTTTTTTTGTTTTATAATTAACAGTTTTGTATTAATTAAACTGTCGTTAATCTTAAGGTATTTGTTTTTCCGCCTTCGTAAGATGGAGTTGCATTGATGTTGATTACAAAGTCTCCAGCCTCGATATATCCGTAGTTATGTGTCAGCATATTTACCTGGATAATCGTTTCATCAGTAGATTTCTTCATATCATAATAATAGGCGTGAACTCCCCAAAGAAGGTTCAGCATGGTAATAACTCTCTTGTTTCCGCTGTATACAATGATGTGTGAATTGGGTCTGTGTGCCGAAAGCTGGAACGCTGTATATCCTGAACTTGTTAAGGTAACAATCGCAGAAACGTTGGTGGTCTTCGCGATTCTTACTGCCGCAAGACAAACTCTGTTGGTGATAAATCGATCATCAATACAGTTGAAATCTTTTTCGATAGGTTCATTTTTGTGCTGGTAAAAATGCGTAGTTTCAATGTTCTTTACAATTTTAGCCATATTTTCAACTACCTGAACCGGATATCTTCCTACAGAAGTTTCTCCTGAAAGCATTACGGCATCTGCTCCATCCAATACAGAGTTTGCAACGTCATTTACTTCCGCTCTTGTTGGTGTTAAACTGTTAATCATCGTTTCCATCATCTGGGTAGCGATAATTACCGGCTTGGAATAGAATCTAGCTTTTTCAACCAGAGTTTTCTGGATGGCAGGAACTTCTTCCATCGGAACTTCCACTCCTAAATCTCCACGTGCAACCATTAAACCGTCGCATTCCAATAAAATTTCTTCTATATTTTTTACACCTTCCGGCTTCTCAATTTTCGCAATGATCGGCGTTTTGAATTTTCCATTAGGATGTTTAGAAATCAATTCTTTAAGATCGATAATATCCTGTGCATGACGAACGAATGAAAGTGCGATCCAGTCTACTTCCTGATCCAGCATGAAATTAGCATCCTGAATGTCTTTTTCTGTTAATGCAGGAAGAGAAACGTTTGTATTGGGAAGGTTTACTCCTTTTTTGGAACTTAATGGTCCCCCCTGAATGGTTTTCGCTTTTACGGTATCTGTAAGGTTGGTTTCAGTTACTTCTAAAACTAATTTACCGTCATCAATAAGAATTCTTTCTCCTACTTTCACATCCTGTGGAAACTGTTGGTACGTCATGTACACTTTTGTAGAATCTCCTTCAATTTTTTCATTGGTGAAAGTAAGGATATCTCCGGGATTAAGGTAGGAACCTTCTTTTACAACTCCTACTCTTAGTTTCGGACCCTGTAAATCTCCTAAAATACCAACCGAGAAACCGTATTCTTTATTCAGTTCTCTGATGATTTCGATATTTGAACGAACTAAGTCGTAATCAGCGTGTGAAAAATTGATTCTGAAAATATCAACACCTGCTTTCATTAACCCTAACATTACTTCCTTTGACGATGAAGCCGGACCAAGCGTTGCAATAATTTTTGTTTTCTTTAAATACTTATTCATAATACTGGATAATTTGATAAAGTTCTTCTTCAGAACCTAGTGTATAATCTTGAATTGGAAACACAAGATTTTCAGGGAGCAAAATTACGGAAAAATCAGGAAACTGTTCCGAACTGTGCAAAATATATTGCACTTCTACCTGATTATTTAATAAAAATTTAATGTTTTCTTCTTCCGAGAAGAGCTCTGTCTGTAATTTTTTTTGTTTACTTTCCGAAGATCTGTTCGAAATAAAAGTAAAACAGGTCTTTGTAAACTTGTGGTAAGCCTCAAACCTTGAAAAAAAATAATCATAATACGACCCGTGAATAATAACATCTTCAATCCTTTTGAATGTAA
Encoded proteins:
- a CDS encoding aldehyde dehydrogenase family protein translates to MEQLIENKLIKADKAFSEWRKVPFEDRQKLIAKAAEILKNNSEKFGTIITQEMNKPISESIAEVEKCALMMNYYADAENILKPEKIDSEFSYSEVHYVPKGVILGVMPWNFPFWQVLRFAVPAILAGNTVVLKHASICFGSGNAIEEVLLEAGFPEGIFQNLEVSHKEVKGILEHDAVKGVSLTGSGKAGGEVASIAGLNIKKSLLELGGSDAFIVLEDGDLDEAAKAGVKSRLQNCGQTCTAAKRFIIDEKIEDAFLPKFIEEYKTYEVGDPMDKETKIAGMARPDLADELEKQFQKALEHGAEIILPLERISENEFRPGLIRVQEGNPILQEELFGPLGMVMIAKNDEEALKMANDIPFGLSNSVWTKDQSRQLFFIENLESGTVNINRMTSSDPRFPFGGSKASGYGTELSLLALREFVTARTVVGNYE
- the hutG gene encoding formimidoylglutamase yields the protein MNNIWQGRLDGKELLFHRIFQRVKEENNYDFISPKDFVLHGFAVDEGVRRNKGRQGAKDAPDIIRRNMSNFPVIRPDFSLLDFGNITCEDGNLENTQNNLAKNISKVLLKGGKSVVLGGGHEVTYGHYLGLKTAFPEQKIGIINIDAHFDNRQPENGVGVSSGTGFWQIAQEGEIHSLHIGIQRNSNTLKLFDTAHQYGMKYILADELFFENLPSVYQRINDLLDSVDYLYLTICMDVFNASIAPGVSASAYNGIFADATFMHFYRHILKSEKLLALDVAEVNPQFDIQERTVRLAATLVNEWFMI
- the pyk gene encoding pyruvate kinase, which produces MNKYLKKTKIIATLGPASSSKEVMLGLMKAGVDIFRINFSHADYDLVRSNIEIIRELNKEYGFSVGILGDLQGPKLRVGVVKEGSYLNPGDILTFTNEKIEGDSTKVYMTYQQFPQDVKVGERILIDDGKLVLEVTETNLTDTVKAKTIQGGPLSSKKGVNLPNTNVSLPALTEKDIQDANFMLDQEVDWIALSFVRHAQDIIDLKELISKHPNGKFKTPIIAKIEKPEGVKNIEEILLECDGLMVARGDLGVEVPMEEVPAIQKTLVEKARFYSKPVIIATQMMETMINSLTPTRAEVNDVANSVLDGADAVMLSGETSVGRYPVQVVENMAKIVKNIETTHFYQHKNEPIEKDFNCIDDRFITNRVCLAAVRIAKTTNVSAIVTLTSSGYTAFQLSAHRPNSHIIVYSGNKRVITMLNLLWGVHAYYYDMKKSTDETIIQVNMLTHNYGYIEAGDFVININATPSYEGGKTNTLRLTTV
- the hutI gene encoding imidazolonepropionase gives rise to the protein MKLIGPFRQVVTLANLPLRGKLSDEQLEIIPDGGILIDNNKIKKVGNFDTLKSENQNIEIETVEGEQIVLPAFVDSHTHICFGGNRANDFAMRNAGKTYLEIAESGGGIWSSVQHTRNASEEELLKTLLQRIDFLISLGITTIEVKSGYGLDVENELKMLRIIKKAQEKTKATLVSTCLSAHLKPRDFEGSNEDYLHYIVNEILLKVKEEDLAKRVDIFIEKSAFQPEESKHFLLKAKELGFEITVHADQFTPGSSRIAVEVGAKSADHLEATVDDDIEFLAKSDTVATALPGASLGLGEKFTPARKLLDAGAIVAIASDWNPGSAPMGNLITQASILATFEKLTTAEVLAGITFRSAFALGLEDRGRLTEGQKADFVTFKTNNFQNVLYNQGSLKADKVYIDGKLL
- a CDS encoding IPExxxVDY family protein, whose protein sequence is MEIQKLYDIDDIEFEDITIGLVRLAKNIPDHEFFYKVNQNNDLTFKRIEDVIIHGSYYDYFFSRFEAYHKFTKTCFTFISNRSSESKQKKLQTELFSEEENIKFLLNNQVEVQYILHSSEQFPDFSVILLPENLVFPIQDYTLGSEEELYQIIQYYE